From Cydia strobilella chromosome 4, ilCydStro3.1, whole genome shotgun sequence, the proteins below share one genomic window:
- the LOC134741120 gene encoding sodium/potassium-transporting ATPase subunit beta-2-like isoform X2, producing MELDKRTIKIIVSVLVISVIIGCSLGLLFAFLLYQAPYIELEAWPRLADDDQRLIHFKTAEPGTWHPWVHCINGLLNEYETSTPEDPPHAPCSTHPYHEESGRSESCAHAMRYWHPCTIDTLYEYVRGTPCVFLRLAHIDQWTPQPYNTSVDLPIPNEMPEHLKKGLNHPSARLEDYVWVSCKGKSPVDEENVRHIRYIPEYLPPGFPIRRLHTADKTEGMTANDKGPLVAVLFQNLTRGVIINVECRIWTRDITYDGISNIGRTTFEILVD from the exons ATGGAACTTGACAAAAGAACAATCAAAATTATTGTCAGTGTTTTAGTTATTTCAGTTATTATCG GATGCTCACTCGGACTACTATTTGCTTTTCTGTTATATCAGGCACCGTACATAG AGCTGGAAGCATGGCCACGTTTAGCTGATGATGATCAGCGGCTCATACACTTTAAAACCGCCGAACCAGGAACTTGGCATCCTTGGGTCCATTGTATTAATGGTCTTCTGAATG AATACGAGACCTCAACGCCCGAGGATCCTCCCCACGCACCGTGCTCCACTCATCCTTACCATGAGGAGTCGGGACGCTCGGAGTCTTGTGCCCACGCTATGCGGTACTGGCATCCTTGCACCATCGACACGCTGTATGAGTACGTCAGGGGCACTCCTTGTGTGTTCCTGAGGCTAGCTCAT ATTGATCAATGGACTCCTCAACCGTACAATACTTCGGTGGACTTGCCTATCCCAAACGAAATGCCGGAACACTTGAAGAAAGGCTTG AATCATCCATCGGCAAGACTTGAAGATTACGTCTGGGTGTCTTGTAAAGGAAAGTCCCCAGTTGATGAAGAAAACGTTCGTCATATTCGGTATATCCCCGAATACTTGCCTCCAGGGTTTCCAATCAGACGGTTACATACTGCTGACAAAACTGAGGGTATGACTGCTAACGATAAAGGGCCGCTGGTTGCTGTGCTGTTTCAGAATTTGACAC GTGGAGTGATCATCAATGTGGAATGTCGGATCTGGACTCGGGACATCACCTACGATGGTATTAGCAACATCGGTCGCACCACCTTTGAAATACTTGTAGACTAG
- the LOC134741120 gene encoding sodium/potassium-transporting ATPase subunit beta-2-like isoform X1, which produces MELDKRTIKIIVSVLVISVIIGCSLGLLFAFLLYQAPYIELEAWPRLADDDQRLIHFKTAEPGTWHPWVHCINGLLNEYETSTPEDPPHAPCSTHPYHEESGRSESCAHAMRYWHPCTIDTLYEYVRGTPCVFLRLAHIDQWTPQPYNTSVDLPIPNEMPEHLKKGLFSLQNHPSARLEDYVWVSCKGKSPVDEENVRHIRYIPEYLPPGFPIRRLHTADKTEGMTANDKGPLVAVLFQNLTRGVIINVECRIWTRDITYDGISNIGRTTFEILVD; this is translated from the exons ATGGAACTTGACAAAAGAACAATCAAAATTATTGTCAGTGTTTTAGTTATTTCAGTTATTATCG GATGCTCACTCGGACTACTATTTGCTTTTCTGTTATATCAGGCACCGTACATAG AGCTGGAAGCATGGCCACGTTTAGCTGATGATGATCAGCGGCTCATACACTTTAAAACCGCCGAACCAGGAACTTGGCATCCTTGGGTCCATTGTATTAATGGTCTTCTGAATG AATACGAGACCTCAACGCCCGAGGATCCTCCCCACGCACCGTGCTCCACTCATCCTTACCATGAGGAGTCGGGACGCTCGGAGTCTTGTGCCCACGCTATGCGGTACTGGCATCCTTGCACCATCGACACGCTGTATGAGTACGTCAGGGGCACTCCTTGTGTGTTCCTGAGGCTAGCTCAT ATTGATCAATGGACTCCTCAACCGTACAATACTTCGGTGGACTTGCCTATCCCAAACGAAATGCCGGAACACTTGAAGAAAGGCTTG TTTTCTTTGCAGAATCATCCATCGGCAAGACTTGAAGATTACGTCTGGGTGTCTTGTAAAGGAAAGTCCCCAGTTGATGAAGAAAACGTTCGTCATATTCGGTATATCCCCGAATACTTGCCTCCAGGGTTTCCAATCAGACGGTTACATACTGCTGACAAAACTGAGGGTATGACTGCTAACGATAAAGGGCCGCTGGTTGCTGTGCTGTTTCAGAATTTGACAC GTGGAGTGATCATCAATGTGGAATGTCGGATCTGGACTCGGGACATCACCTACGATGGTATTAGCAACATCGGTCGCACCACCTTTGAAATACTTGTAGACTAG
- the LOC134740496 gene encoding lysosome-associated membrane glycoprotein 2-like produces the protein MASFKLYFSFALICGALVLGQAVEVSKPPPTEVIDLTTSNTEAPTTIPDTTPDTKPHTTTSTTTTSTTPSPDTTTSTTTSTTTPAPPKPTPTPAPVPPKPIGPPDQGLWPYVDSKNVTCVIVQFAAQLNVTYGKPNSSSSELMHVILNVPANASVISGNCDGLEQWITIGWAATNETNHTLTVLFAKNDTKKFYEMKSLNASLVSSIFPNITNVDTINLSHQTPEWQTPLAASYRCTPPTELKMNADYNNIAATLTLSRLQEEAFRNATGNGFSAARDCSGGDIPDAVPIAVGCALGGMVVVVLIAYLVARRRSANRGYLSM, from the exons ATGGCATCGTTTAAATTATACTTTTCGTTTGCTTTGATTTGTGGCGCTCTGGTTCTTG GCCAAGCTGTGGAGGTATCGAAACCACCACCAACCGAAGTCATTGACCTCACAACTTCAAACACTGAAGCACCAACCACAATCCCAGACACAACCCCAGACACAAAGCCACATACAACAACATCAACTACCACAACGAGTACAACTCCATCACCTGACACTACAACAAGCACAACCACATCTACAACCACGCCAGCCCCACCGAAGCCGACACCTACACCGGCCCCAGTGCCGCCAAAGCCCATCGGACCTCCGGACCAGGGACTGTGGCCGTACGTTGACAGCAAGAATGTGACGTGTGTCATTGTGCAGTTTGCTGCGCAGTTGAATGTCACCTATGGCAAGCCTAACT CCTCCTCCTCGGAGCTGATGCACGTGATCCTCAACGTCCCCGCCAACGCGTCCGTCATCTCCGGCAACTGCGACGGCCTTGAACAGTGGATCACCATTGGCTGGGCAGCGACCAATGAGACCAACCACACGTTGACCGTCTTGTTCGCTAAGAATGACACTAAGAAGTTTTATGAGATGAAGAGCTTGAATGCTTCGCTTGTGTCTTCTATCTTCCCTAACAtta CAAACGTGGACACCATCAACCTATCCCACCAGACACCGGAATGGCAGACGCCGCTCGCCGCGTCCTACCGGTGCACTCCGCCCACAGAACTCAAGATGAATGCGGACTACAACAACATTGCAGCTACTTTAACACTTAGCCGATTGCAAGAGGAGGCTTTCAGGAATGCTACTGGCAACGGCTTCAGTGCTG CTCGCGATTGCTCCGGTGGCGACATACCCGATGCCGTCCCCATCGCGGTGGGCTGCGCTCTCGGCGGTATGGTGGTCGTCGTGCTGATCGCTTACCTCGTCGCCCGCCGCCGCTCCGCCAACCGCGGATACCTGTCCATGTGA